The following proteins are co-located in the Silene latifolia isolate original U9 population chromosome 1, ASM4854445v1, whole genome shotgun sequence genome:
- the LOC141596598 gene encoding putative peptide/nitrate transporter At3g43790 — MIIVFSIFQMHDTAYSEVFSLWAVSPRSLGGLSFSTDNVGQALAAAGIGMLSCNLLLYPVLGRSLGPLTVTRTGAVLSC, encoded by the exons ATGATCATCGTGTTTAGTATCTTTCAGATGCATGATACCGCATACAGTGAG GTATTCTCATTATGGGCGGTGAGTCCTCGGTCATTAGGAGGATTGAGTTTTTCAACTGACAATGTTGGCCAAGCTCTTGCAGCAGCAG GGATTGGTATGTTAAGTTGTAACCTACTTCTGTACCCGGTCTTAGGAAGATCTCTAGGACCGTTGACAGTCACTCGTACTGGAGCG GTTCTTAGCTGCTAA